AACGTCCAAAGTGAAATCTAAGGAAGCCCACAACATGATAAAAAAAGAGCTTATTCATCATCTGCAAGAGTTAAGTCAATCTTACAAAAAGAGAGGGTTTTCTAAAGAGGATGCAGAGGAAAAGGCGATTCAAGAAATGGGAAATCCATTTACCATTGGGGAGAGATTAAATCCCCTACATAAGCCGAAAATGGATTGGGTTCTAATTGTTTTATTTGTTCTTTTTGCTGGTATTAGTTTTCTCCCGTTAGTTGATGGGATTCCTGAATTTTCCCTATCAGGTACCTATTTTATGGGGAGACAGGCGATTTGGTACACCCTGGCTATTCTTGTAATCATTGGATTCCTTTTCTTTGATTACCAAAAATTAAAGAACGGATGGATTTACTTTTATGCGATAGGCCTATTGATCCATATATATCTTCATCTTTTTGGAATTATGACCAACGGAGCAAAGAAGTGGGTTTCCCTCCCAGGCCTGACGGTCGATGGAACCATGATGAGCTTATTTTTCTTTTTTCTTGCTTGGGCTGGTATTTTTAACAAAATAAATGAGTTTCGTAGTTGGAAAAAACAAGGTTTACTTTTTGTTTTATTTTGGATTCCCATCTCGCTCTACATGATGGTGCCAGACTTTATGGTTAGTATTATTTACTTCTTCTGCATACTTGGGATGTTTGCTTTCGCTCGAATCCATAAGAAATTAGCTGTAAATCTGACCCTAACAAATCTATTGGCTGGTATTATTTTCATTATTATGTTCTACATGACCTCACGTCAAAGTTATTTGTTAACTAGATTATCTGCTTTTATAAACCCTACTGCCGATTCAAATGGAGCAGGATATATGTATAAGGCGGTTAGGAATGTCCTTTCAGAAGCGGGATGGTTCGGTAACGGACTTTCCAACGAGTTGAATTTTCAATTGTTACCAGAAGCACATACAGATTTTGCTTTTCCCTTCCTCGTCTATTCTCTTGGTTGGGCTTTCGGATTCGTTCTATGTTTGATCCTACTGATATTTATTTCAAGGATCTCAAAAAATGCGTTTAAAACAAAGGACCTCTATGGGAGATTGATCGTAATAGGTGGTGCTACATTGTTTGCGGTTCCTACTACCTGGAACATCTTGATGAGCTTTGGAGTCGTGCCTATAATGGGGGTTTCTCTGCCTTTTATTAGTTATGGAGGCAGTGCGATACTCTTTTACGCTGCTGTTTTAGGACTCATTTTAAATGTTTATCGAAGAAAAGATCTTGTAGAACCCACGATTGCAGATGAAATTAAAAGTTAAAGTCGAACATGTAATTGCTGATAAAAAGGGCGACAGCTAAAGTAATAGTTGTCGCCCTTCCCTTATTGAACTATCGGGTGCGTTAATCCAGGAAGGATTAACCGCCTTTTTTATTGAATTCCTTATTAAGCAAACGAAGCAGGTTACTTTAACAAGGGTTGCAACTTGTTCGGTGGGGAAACGTATAAAAAACTAAGCACCATCCTTAATCATAGAAAGGATAGATTATGACGGATTTGAAGAATAAAGATGAAAAAGAAAAAATTACCTTACCAAAACGTATTTGGAATTTTATGTGGGGGGATTCCCCACTGCCAGAGTTACTCAATATCAATACCAAACTGAGTCCATTCGATAAAATTCTCAATTATACCTGGTTCGTTTTCTTAATAATTTCAATTGGAACCTCTTTGCTTTCTATACGTATACCTATGTACTTTATCATTACGCTTCCAATTCTAATACTTGCATTGTGTTGTATTATAATCTTGTTCCGTAAAGAGTTTGGAAAACAGCGTTTTATCCACCTTGCTATAACAATTTTTATGATGTTATTATCACAAGAATGGGTTGATTTACCTTCCTATTTAAAAAATGATTATAAAATTGTTGAGGGAATTCCGACTAAATTTGAGTTTCATATGCCTCGGACTGGTCCACGACATTGGGAAGTCGTTGTGGATGGTGTTAAGTTCTCTATGCCAGAAAAAATTAAGGGTGAATCTTCCGAGCGATGGTTTGTAATACATTACCTCCCTCAATCTAAATTTATTATCGATTATAAAATCTTAACAAAGGCAGAGACACGAACAGAACTACAAACACTTAAATAACTTGCTCTTCTTCAGCTAAAGGGGTGCAATAGTGAAAAAGGCAGCGGAAGTATCCGTTGCCTTTTCACTCTATTTCTAAAAATATTTTCTATACAATTCTCTTCTAAGGCTTCCACTTAACTGAGCATAAATCCTAGTGGTCTCACTTTTTTCGTGCCCTAGTAAACTTTGAATAACATCAATGGGAGCACCGTTATTCAAAAGGTGTGTAGCATAGCTGTGGCGTAGTTGATGTGGATGGATTTCTTTGTTGATCCCTGCCCGACTTGATATTCGCTTTATGATGTACCTCATCTGTCCAATACTCATTCTATGCGGGTGCCGTTCAGTAACAAAAATAGCTGGGTCTTTATCCTGACGAAGGTCTAAGTATCGTTTGAGCCAGATTTCACACCGTATATTAAAATAGACCTCCCTTTCTTTATCTCCCTTTCCAAGGACAATGGCAGAACGATTTGACCAATTAATACAATTTATATCAAGAAACACAATTTCACCTATTCTACAGCCTGTTGAAAACATAAATTCAAATAATGCTTTTTCCATTGTAGTAAAACAGGCTTCCCTCAAATGTTCAATTTCTTTTTCCGTTAGGAATTTTGGAATCCGTTTGCCTTGTTTAGGTTCTTTGATTTTCACAGCTGTATTTTTCGGTAGATGCCCTTCCTCGTGTGACCAACGAAATATCGATTTAATGAATCGAATTCGATGAGCTAAACTTGATGGCTTTAGGTGTTCACTGGATTTTGCTAAGTATTCCTTCAACTGATCAGTAGTCACAGATTCAATATTCACATCATTAAAGTGTTGGATAAGTAGCTTAGATTGGAGCCTATATGCTTTTAATGTCTGAGGAGAGAATCCTTCAATCCTTTTATCCGATTCATAAAGTTCCCAGGCTTTTGATAATAACAAAATAATTCCTCCTTATCGGTTAAATTAGAGGAATTATTGCCTTGATTATAGAAATGAAAACGGTAGGTATTGAACTATCGTGGCAGTTTAGTTGAAGGAAGGATATGGTTTTTTATGGTAGTATAAATTAGACGAAACTAAGGGGGCTAACTATGGAAGGGTTAGACATATACGATTGGTCAAGATTAGTTTTTATTACTTTTATTATTATATTAATTGTTATTTCCATAATTTTATTGGTTCAGAGTAAACGAAACAACATTGTTAATGGGTTTACAATTACTATTATTTCAATAACTTCTATAATTGTTTCTGGAATTAACCTAATTATCATTGGATACATAGCTGATGAATTAAATTTAGCAGGAGACTTTATTTCTTCAAATTCGTTTCTTGTAATTTTAGGGTTAAGCATACTTAATTCGTTTATTTATTTTAAAAAGAAAAACAGAAATATTAGTGCTTAATAAATGACTTAATATATATACAGAATTATTTGTTCTTAAAGTAACGGGGGCTTTTGTTGAATAAAGAAATTAAGCCCCTCTCGAAGGACGAGAAGGGCTTTTTAAATTAAAATCGTTTAAGTCTAGACAATAGTTACACTTTTCTAATAAACCTAATATGAATTGGTAGTATAATACCAAAAGCAATAAGAAACACAATAATTGAAATTAACCAATTCCATCCTTTATATTTCATATACCCAACATAGACCATCCCAAATTCTATTAAAAGTGATATTATAGTGAAACAGATTGTCAATTTCCATTTATTTTTCTTTGTAAGGAAATTTAAATAAAGTATTGCAAGTGAGGTAGGTATAAAGGTATAACTGAGAATATCTCCAAGTCCAGCTTTTTTCGGGTCCCCTATATCAAAAAGGTCGAAACCCCTGGCAAGTAAACCATCGCTAAACCAAGTAACCAACCCTACAACCCCAAATGTAATATAGATTTCCTTCCAAGAAATATTTTTTTTGGGGATTATCAAGGCTGTTATAGCAAATAAAACACTTGCTGCAACAGGAAACCACAATCCCTTTGCTCCTAAGTCTAAATTTTTTATAAATTCCTGCATTTAACTTTACCCCTTCTAACTTCCCTTTAACTTTATATTTTATTTTTAGCTATTGGAAAGGGTTATATACTGTTTGGAATAATAAGATATTTAATGTGCAAAACAAGTAGATTGTGAACAATTATACTTAAGCTAACGAAGGAGGATAGTTGAACAAAGAATAAGTGATATTAGCTGGTAAAGCTAATGTATTTGTTGAATTCCTTCATAAATAGGTGGTATAAAATGGAATAAAAAACCTTAATATCGAAAGATCCCAGTGAAAAAGCACTAGGTGAACAAGCTTTACTAGAACGTTAGTTGTCAAAATGATATTTAGTAATGTATTTAAAGTAAAGCAGGTGAAGCCGCAAAATGAGGCTCCACCTGTTTAATTTTTATTTGTGTAATTTTCAAAAGCTCTTTTAAACGACTTTGATATATCGTACATACACGTTCGTTGTCAGCTTGTAGCTCTTGGATTCGTGTATTGAGCTGAGCTTGTTATTTCTCTTAGTATTTTTTACAAGTGCATGTTCTAAAACTAGTTCATTATGCCTTGATGGAGGGAAGTGGTTTGCTTGTCTTTTAGCTGTTCTTCAGCCAGATGGATTAGATAGATGCTATAGCTTCTTTTAAAATATCATAAGAACGAATTTGTTTCTTTTGATCAAATATATGGGAGTTAACCATTAATTCATCTGCGTGATACATGGATTGAAATTCGATTAACTGAGATTTAATAGATTCTTTATCACCTTTAATGATAATGCCCATTTGTGACTTAATAATTTGTTGTTCCTCAGTGCTTATTAAATTATCCAAATTTTGTACTGGAGGTGGTACTGGTGTGTTTTTTCCTGTCATTGTATTTAAAAATAATTGAATCATTGTCGAAAATTCAATTTCAGCTTCTTCATTTGTATCAGCTGCCAACACATTCATACCTAAAATAACATACGGCTTTAATAAAAATTGAGACGGTTTGAATCGAGCGCGATACAATTCCACGGCTTCTTGCATTTGAGCTGGTGCAAAGTGACCCGCAAATGAGTAGGGCAGTCCTAAATCAGCTGCTAATATGGCTGAACTTGTAGATGAACCTAAGACATATACAGGTACATTCGTGCCAACACCTGGAAATGCTTTTACACGACCTTGTTGATCTTCAGGACCAAAATACGTTGTTAGATCTCTTACATCATTTGGAAACGAATAAATCGATTCATTTCTTGAACGTCGTAAAGCTTGCGAAGTTAAGCTATCCGTACCAGGTGCACGTCCTAAGCCTAAATCAACTCGGTCTGGATACATGATGGATAGTGTACCAAATTGCTCAGCAACAACTAAAGGTGAGTGATTTGGTAGCATAATACCACCTGCTCCAACACGAATCTTTTTTGTGTTTTCTAAAGCATGTTTAATTAAAATAGCTGTAGCAGAACTAATAACAGACGGCATATTATGGTGTTCTGCAATCCAATAACGTTGATAGCCAAGTTTCTCCGTAGCCTGTGCTAGTAGAACCATTGATTCGATTGCTTCTTTTGGTTCTTGGCCTTGGCGTATTGGTACTAAATCTAACACAGATAATAGAGGGATATTTAATTCGGACATGTCTATTTCTCCTTTACGTATCAACTTGAAATAATTATTGTAGTGCTTTTTCTTTTAACACTTCTAAATCTGATTGATTAAAGTGATATAATTCGTTATAAAAATGACAATGCGTCCCTGTTTTCCCGTCTTCTTGAATTATTTTATCTAATTCACTTACACCAAGACTTACAAGGGCATTCTCGATTCGATTACGTGAATAAGAAAAATCAAATTGAACTAGTAAGTGTTTCATAATTGTGAGTTGTTTTTCACCAAGCACTAGCTCTAGTAGCTTTTCTGGAGTCGTACCCTTACTTTAAGGAATTTAAATGAACTCAAAAAATTATTGGCTATTACAAGAAAAACGGATTAAGGAAAAATTAAAAGGCACGAGCCCGATACAATATCGAACTCATGCCCAGCTAGCTGCCTGAAATAACTGTGTCCAACTTTTAGGGGTCACTTCATAATCGTGTAATCGGCTTTTCTTATTTAACTAACAGCAGGATTTTTTATAATATACATCTCAATCTATAGAAAGTACCCCTTGATTTACAACAATTAGCAGGATAATTAATCTTAATTTATTCTAATCTGGTCTTTATGTTTTTCTACAAACTCTCTAAATGAAGTTAATTTGATATTGTAAGTTTTCAACAAATCAATATCTACATTATAACCAGCTACGTTATCCCATTGCTGACCTCGTATACTTAATGGATGATTTCCTTGCTCTTCTGCTTCTTCAATACTAAGTGTTGAGATTTTAATCTCTTTTCCTGTTACCTCCGAGATGATCTCGGCAATTTTATTATATGACAGCGATTCGGCAGCTAACTCAATATTATGTTCATTGAATTTTTTAGGGTTTGCAAAGGCAGCACAAACAAAAGAAGCAATATCTTCAGCTGCAATGTGATCTATACGTGTATCCGCAAACACAACAGATTTTATTTCCCCCTGTGTTAAATGAGGAAACATGAACTCAGCTTTTTCAGTGAAATTCTCCATAATAAATGCTGGTTTCACGATAGTCCATGAAGAAAAGCCTGATGAACGAACAGC
This Neobacillus sp. YX16 DNA region includes the following protein-coding sequences:
- a CDS encoding FtsW/RodA/SpoVE family cell cycle protein: MSSPKFEEFLSKVTSKVKSKEAHNMIKKELIHHLQELSQSYKKRGFSKEDAEEKAIQEMGNPFTIGERLNPLHKPKMDWVLIVLFVLFAGISFLPLVDGIPEFSLSGTYFMGRQAIWYTLAILVIIGFLFFDYQKLKNGWIYFYAIGLLIHIYLHLFGIMTNGAKKWVSLPGLTVDGTMMSLFFFFLAWAGIFNKINEFRSWKKQGLLFVLFWIPISLYMMVPDFMVSIIYFFCILGMFAFARIHKKLAVNLTLTNLLAGIIFIIMFYMTSRQSYLLTRLSAFINPTADSNGAGYMYKAVRNVLSEAGWFGNGLSNELNFQLLPEAHTDFAFPFLVYSLGWAFGFVLCLILLIFISRISKNAFKTKDLYGRLIVIGGATLFAVPTTWNILMSFGVVPIMGVSLPFISYGGSAILFYAAVLGLILNVYRRKDLVEPTIADEIKS
- a CDS encoding tyrosine-type recombinase/integrase; this translates as MLLSKAWELYESDKRIEGFSPQTLKAYRLQSKLLIQHFNDVNIESVTTDQLKEYLAKSSEHLKPSSLAHRIRFIKSIFRWSHEEGHLPKNTAVKIKEPKQGKRIPKFLTEKEIEHLREACFTTMEKALFEFMFSTGCRIGEIVFLDINCINWSNRSAIVLGKGDKEREVYFNIRCEIWLKRYLDLRQDKDPAIFVTERHPHRMSIGQMRYIIKRISSRAGINKEIHPHQLRHSYATHLLNNGAPIDVIQSLLGHEKSETTRIYAQLSGSLRRELYRKYF
- a CDS encoding LLM class flavin-dependent oxidoreductase, which codes for MSELNIPLLSVLDLVPIRQGQEPKEAIESMVLLAQATEKLGYQRYWIAEHHNMPSVISSATAILIKHALENTKKIRVGAGGIMLPNHSPLVVAEQFGTLSIMYPDRVDLGLGRAPGTDSLTSQALRRSRNESIYSFPNDVRDLTTYFGPEDQQGRVKAFPGVGTNVPVYVLGSSTSSAILAADLGLPYSFAGHFAPAQMQEAVELYRARFKPSQFLLKPYVILGMNVLAADTNEEAEIEFSTMIQLFLNTMTGKNTPVPPPVQNLDNLISTEEQQIIKSQMGIIIKGDKESIKSQLIEFQSMYHADELMVNSHIFDQKKQIRSYDILKEAIASI
- a CDS encoding NmrA/HSCARG family protein; the protein is MHSNNQKLILVTGATGLQGGVVANEALKQGFKVRILVRDENSSKAQALIHKGAEAVVGNFDDPSSLENAMKNVDAVFSVPISGVDTIETDRERKQAFALIQSAIKSGVEQFVHTSVAATSRYTEFPEWGTGYWFEKYWTDKWDIEEAVRSSGFSSWTIVKPAFIMENFTEKAEFMFPHLTQGEIKSVVFADTRIDHIAAEDIASFVCAAFANPKKFNEHNIELAAESLSYNKIAEIISEVTGKEIKISTLSIEEAEEQGNHPLSIRGQQWDNVAGYNVDIDLLKTYNIKLTSFREFVEKHKDQIRIN